Below is a window of Lodderomyces elongisporus chromosome 3, complete sequence DNA.
AAAACATTGTTTCCGCCATTTTGCACAGCTTCACCACCATTGCCTCCGCTACCTCCAATGCCGCTACTCCCCATAGGCATATCTAGATTCAAGTCGTTGTAGTTGATTGATGATAAAAAGTCGTCATTTTGATTTCCATCATCGTTTCCAACTCCTTGTAAGTCATTCATGTCAAAGCCAATAAAGTCATCGAAATTATTATATTGGTTCGACTGTAGTGATTGTCCCAaatcttgttgttgctgctgttgctgttgttgttgttgctgctgggAAATGGCTTCTCGGTTCCTtctttcctcctcctctttctcttcctttgcCCTTCGAGCCGCTtctctttcctcttcttctttctttagtCGCTCTGCTTCagctttttccttttctgcTTGAGCTTTTGCCTCAGCTTCTGCCTTGGCTCTAGCTTCTGCCTCAAGCTTAGCCTTTGCAGCTGCTTCAGCCTcagctttcttttttgcctcGGCCTCTTCTTTCAATCGCTTTGCTTCCTCTGCTTCTCTCCTTTGCCTTTCCAATTCCTCTTTGATTTTCATCtcctgttgtttttgtttattctcAATCATAGTGTCGATACACCATTTAGCATCATTGAATTTAAATACCGTTTCGTCTAAAATGTCATCAAACTTGTTTATATGGTTAGTCAATTGTTGGATAATCGTAGGTTGAATAAGCTGGTTGTTTGGTCCCGTGATTAGTCggttttgcttttcattgttgttgatgatttcaAAGATGAAACCGGCAGTTCGTAGAATGTCATTGAATGCAGAATCAAGTTTAGTCTGTAAATTTGCTGACATTGTGTTGGTATACTGCTGTTGTATACACCTTATAAATGTTGTTTTATAATAATCTTGTTTAGGTGGTGATGGATAGGGAATAAGAGATGGTTGAAAACAATCGTGGTGAAGTTCAAATGGTTTTCTTCCAAGACACGGCTCGTGGAAACAATAAAGTCGGAGATTTCACCAAATGTGAGACTTCactttcttattttttttttcttttttcttttttcttttttctttttttctttcggTTCCGTTATCTaatttacttttatttttcccctccctccctctctctgtctctgtctctgtctctctctctttagTTTCAATCATACAGTTATAAAGGAACAAATAGACATACTATTTGAGGCATGTGAAggatggaaaaaaagatcaTAGAAAATGGTGAAGATGTAATAAAGACACCTATACATAcatgtatatgtgtatatagaTGTAACACCAGATGGAACCACTGCAAGAATTGCACAAGAGAATCAATCAGTATGTCTATGAGTAAAGTCAAGCGGATAGCTCTCCtctttcaaaaacattttttgcaacaaataTTATGCTTTCAAATTCAAGCCAAAATTTAACCAAATTTACAACCAAAATTGTACTACACATATATTACATTCCATTTCATCACAATGTCAAGAAGTAAAtatcatttttcaaaaagtaagaaagaGTACCAACATTTGAGAAATCATTTAGTTTCATTTGCCACTGAATAATGCAGAGTTTTGACAggtactctttttttggtcaaCTTTTCATGACCACAGTTTATTAGTCTTAAACTGTTTTGTGAATACCACAACAACTCAAATACTGTTCAATTGACACAAGAATTGATTCAATAAACACATTGCTTCAACAACTGTTCATTTCCTCATACAAACTCACACTTACATAATTACGACTAAAAGCAATCAGTGTCTGAATCTTTAGATAATATGGGgctttattattttgttttcttacTTTCTATAAAAGTCACCCTTGATAACTTAAGAAAGGAAAGCAAAGTTATAACGCAAAAATGGTTGGCAGATGTTTCACAAAAAAAGCGCTACCAcacaaatttttcttttacaagcgcgtaatttttatttttaaaggtaaaaaaagctgaagaagaagaagaagaagaggaggaaagaaacgaaaaggaaaaacgcGGTTTTTCATCCGTTAATGTAAACAGAAGAACCCAAAACACGAAGGGGGAAAATCTGTTTTTCAATACAAAGTTGCTCAAAAACGACTATTCCtccaaaataataaaaataaaaaaaaagataaaggtATTGGAACAAAGAATCACAATCACATTTACTAAAAGTCATATTGAAGTCAGTGtcattccttttttttcttcttttcccttttcccttttcttctttttcttctttgtttcttctttctttttctatcttttaaaaatctacaattttttaaaaaaaacattcgTTTCATTCTAACTCTTGACCTTAATTTCATCCTTCCTTTTCATCACTCTTCATAGAAAATTGTCACTCGTTAAATTTTGTATCACCAGAGCTTACATTGAACCATACATCATAATGCTTACCAGCACTGAACTTCTAAACCAAGGACCATTGGGTAATATATGGCTTGCAGCAAACTATGACAAAAAGCTCACGAAACAGCAATTGCTAGGAACAGACATTGTACAATCCACAGAGTATATTCGTGATCATCAGATCAGCGGGCCCCCAAAAATCATTTCATCGTGTTCGCAATCACGCGTTAATGAACCAGAAGGGAAAGACTCAATCACCCTTAGACTTTCCGGCCAATTGCTTCTAGGCATTGTCAAGATTTATTCAAGAAAGACCAAGTATTTACTAGACGATGTCCATGATATTCTATACAAACTCAAAGCCTCGTTTAGATTATCAAGTGGAGTACAATTGGGCTCGGACTTTGCATCGAATCGAATTAATGTTCCAGCACAACAAACCACCTTGGCAGATTTGGATTCCATCACTTTAAAAGATCAAATCTCGGCATTtgaccttttttttcaagaggATTTGGTGTTGGATGAGCCGGGCGCGAACACCAATCTCACAAGTGTGTTTAACGATCTTAATCAAGAATCAAATGGCGACTCACTGATGATGGAATTTGATCAATCCATAGAGTACGGTAGAAACACGCGcggtaacaacaacattgcaAATAATGCCAACGACGATAACGTGTCGCATCACTCGTTAAATGATATGGATTTGGACTTTGACTTGAActttgatgaaattgaagacgACCGTTCAATCGAACAGGGAAGAAACGCGTCATTTCTTGGTGACGAGACCGAAACCAGCTTTATGGCGGAATTGAACAAGTCAAGAAATATTTTCGAACTTGATGCTGGTCAGCCTATTCTCAGTATGGATAACCTCTTAGAAGAGGATTTAAACGCAAGACACGGAGAAGGCAACGCACCTAATTCAGCATTGCTGCCGTCAATGAATCAATCTAGCGTagatcaacaacagcaacaacaacaaccagcACCAAGAcagagacaaagacaaaagcgAACGAGAATCACCGACGAAGGTGAGTTGATTGTGCCAAACAGGAAACTAGTGGTGGACTCCGAAGAGAGTATGCAAGGTGTTCCAATGCAAGTTCTTCAAGAAAATCAAGAGAATTTGATGGAtggatttggaaaagaaaaatacatCACTCTCAAATTATCagaaagtgaaaaattgaaactaGTACAAGAACTAGCACAACCAGTTTTTGCCAAGAGGCGGAAGCTTTGGAATCTCGACACAGAGTTGCAATTAACTTGTGCTGCACTTGCACGTCGCGaacaagagagaaaagaaggcgATTCAGGCGATGAGGGAGAGAACtctgatgaagatgatacATCGTCATTGATGGGGACAGATACCAGTTCTGACCTGTCACTGGACCTTGACCTCTCCATAGATGTTGACAGCAGCGACGAGTCAGCTACAGATGAGGAAAACGACAACGAGGAAGAGGATGAGGACGAGGAAGTGGATGAGAAGGTAAAAGGAAAATCAGTTGAACATGAATTTTCGAAAACCGCTAAAAGTACACGTCAAGTTGTGAATGAATTGCAGGATCAATTCAGGAAGTCCAACAATGACATTGTCACATTCCAATCATTGATGGAGGCGGATTCAAAAGCTATGCATCCCCTTGgcgcaaaaaagaaaaataccATTAATCCAAGAAGAGAAGCTGCAAAGTGCTTTTTCGAAATGTTGGCACTTGCAACAAATGACTGTATAAGCATACAACAGGAACGCGAGGACCTTGAGTTGGGAAAGAACGTAAGGATATTACCTAGAGACAATTTATACACCTtatttgaataaaaaactaTTCTGCTAAAATATTTTGCTgttccattttttctttttctttttcttttttttcttgtttcttgtttcttgtttttttttttccgataatgttttaattttcaattcagCCTTGCTTGAAAATTATTCAAAttgtttacttttttcaTCTCTTCAAGTAGTCCTCGATCGAAAGGATCTTCCTCGACATCATCCACTTCATTTGCTTTTTCATGATTGTTCTCATTTTCGTACCCTTTCCCTCTATTTTCATCCTTTCGCCTCTTTGTAGAGAgtttaaaatttttgttcAACTTGATACTCTgaactttatttttgcgACAAAGCAATAGCTCCCATGGTCCATTGAAAATAACAGATTCCACATCTTCCACGTTTTCAAAAAGTGTCCTTATGGGGTTGTATAATCTCCTCTCAAGATCCCAAAAGGTTATTACAtattcatcaacaaaacaGCCAACTGCAACAAATTGATATGGATATTGAGGCCGTTGTGCAATTTTCTCAATCACATAATCTGTTGGCACAGTGAATAATGCTTCTTGCTTATAATCCTTCCAAATCCGTAGATGCCAATCCAAATGCGAGCTTATTATATAACCATTACCACCATAACCACCGTGACCATCGTAGCcactaacaacaacaccaccaccaccaccactactactaataGTACTGCTCTTACTGCTTTCACCATCATTGCGTgtaccaacaccaatatCAGCACTACCAAAATTGTTCAACGTTTTTACAAATAAACTATTGTCCTCCATAGGCTCGTGAATCAACTTCCACTGTTCATTATACAATTTCCCATTATTTGCAGCTATCACCATCTTCAATTTTGCCTCAAATTCACCAACGACATCTTTGGGCCCTGTATACACACCATGTTCCACAAGTAGACCAGCTCTCAACGTATTCTCATCCAAGAGACGCCGAGAAAATCTTGGCTGGCTCAAAATCTTTGTCGACCACAAGTTCAATACTCCTTCCTCCGATAATGTCACCACACAATCATTCTGATCAACACGTATCTGTTCCATCATAACAATTTTCCGTCGATGTGGGAACCACAGCTCTTCATCTGAACCAATTGTAAATACCGAATAGTGGGTTATCAATGCTGGATCCAGCATTAGTGCATAGTCATCGACTTCCCAAACAGCAACAGCCCCATTCGCCAAAGCTCCAATaatccttccttccttgtTTGTATCAAATTTCAACATAGTTATTTCGGAAATGGAAACGAAATACAGAAGTGGTACAAGTATTGTGTTTTCTTGAATTTCATAAAGCACTGCGCTGTACATGTATTCCATTGATCGCTCAAAGCCAACTACAATCTGGTTCGGATTATGCGGCGATACATCAAAACACTGTATGTTGCGTTCTAAAGAAAAGGTATGTGTGCCAATAATAAACTctgatttttcaaaatttgtcCTTGATAATACAGGTTCAAGATCAATACTCCTTGTGATTTGGACCTTGTTTATAGTCTTGATTGATTCGATTATAGCTCGATTTAGTTCATACTCCGAAACATTTAAGACATTgaaacttttattttccgaTAATTCTGCAGATCCAGTCTTTGTTTCGTTCTTCAATTTGCTATCAGCTTCTAGTATATTTTCTTCCTGAAGGTCAAGATCGATTGTCTGCACAGCTTTATCAAAATGGGTTAACTCTTGCCTTTGATCagatttttttgctttgttttccaaaagtTCACTTTGGCTTACTGCAGTGGATCCTACTCTAATTGCGAAATCAAGATCTTCTCCTCCTGTGTTGCCCCCAGAGTATGTCACAGTCAGATCAGTTTGTGTTGAAGCATCAATTTTTTGAGGAGCAGCTGGAACTTCATGGTGTTCAGAGGCTTTGGATCTTGCTGCTTCTAATGCTGCCCTTTTCTGCTGAAGTTCAAGTAATCGCTGCCTTTTTTGCTCTAGTATTTTCTGTCTATCCTCTGACATGATGTACCCTATGTagtctttttttgcatttttatTTAGAATCAAAAGCCATTCGTTGTAATCAGTTTCAAAGTAAAACGCGTCTTTTGCCTGTCACAGTATCTTTTTgtagaggaaaaaaaaaaattccgCGCGCAAATTTCCTACAATTTCCAACCTCCAAGGAGAGTTTAGATCTTGCTTGTAACTCCATCACCAACCatccatatatatatattgaccTTATCATCAACTCCACACACTTATTCcactattctttttcctaCTGAAGAAAAACCTTTTCCAAGATTTTCAGtttggttttttcttttcttactcaattcttttgtgtgtgtttaatttttcaacaccaTGGATATTGATGACATTCTTCGTGAATTCGAGGAAAGCTCAAATGCTAAAAAGCTCAACTCAGAAAACATATGTAACTCTCTCATTCAAGCGATGATGAATGAACGAATGGCACCGGAGTTGCTCCCCTACAAATCCAATCTAATGAGTTCCATCCTTACACATATCTCCAACCAGCAGCAATTCTTACTTGACAGTCATGAGTACGGAGACATGAATAGCGGGAATGGGATCATCTCCGATGATTTTAAATTGAGGTTAATGATCATCGAGACAGATGTAGAGAGGATAAGTTATATTGTGAGGCTATATTTGCGCACAAGGTTGACCAAGTTGAACAAATTTACGATATACTATGTTAACGCATCCCACAACGAAACGGAGAACGGAGAGCTGCAAGAATTGCTTAGCttagaagaaagagaatatATCCATAAGTACTTGCATCTACTCACACAATTATACAACAATtgctttttgaaaaaactTCCAAAGTTCTTAACACTTTTAGACGAAAATGTTGGTGGACAGAATATGACAATCGAGCCCGATTTGGATCAATTGGTGTTTGTGAAATGTGTTTCGGAGACTCCAATTACATTGCGAATAGAGGACGATGAAATTGATATGGAGAAAAACGGAGTTTACGTCGTCAAGTACAATTTGATAAAACGATACCTCGATACCGAAGACATCATCTTGATTTAATGCTGGAATAATCTAAATGGAAGTTGAccgttttcttttcttttcctttcttttcttttcctttccttttttttaaatttttgtttttatccTGTGCtacttcatcttcttttagATTTTCTAATCTAGTCTGTCTCAAACCGATTGATGTCTCACACCACAATTGGCACGTCGCAACCACCAGGACATTCAACATTTTGTTCATCAATAAACCATTCTTTCAAGCAACCAAAATGTCCGCGATGACCACACTTTAAACTTATAGCAACAACTAGCCCTTTGCATGGTTCATTGCAAAAGACACAATTCAGTTGTCGTTGCAGACACTCATCACAATACCAATACCCAAACTCGCCATGAGTTTGGCGTTTGGATTTCTCATTTGTTAGAAGCTTCAAACAATGAGAACAATACAATCGTATAGTATCTGCTGCATAAAGCGTCTTTAGTTTCTCCGCTACGTCCAATGGAGCAAAGTTTATAATTTTGGTAGCTTCAACAAATAAGCATTTACGTTGCAAAATCTCAACGTATTCGCCAAGCCAGCCAAGGCATTGGTCAAATGTAATAATATCTCTTGCAAGTTCATAAAATAAGATTGCGATAGTAGAAACAAACGTAATCTCACCTTGGCTTGCAGCATATTCCAAAGCGCCTTTCAATAGTGATTTAAAAGACCAGGCTTCCGTTCCATCCTCATAATCATTTTCACAATCATGATGATCGTCGTTTTTCAACGCAATCGATAATCCAGACCGCTTAGGCAGCTTTGGCGAATGATTAGATTGTTTCTTCTCCAAGATCAATGACGTATCATGATTGAGCTCTAGTGGTTCCGGAGGGACTTGTCTCTCCGGTAATGCACGTCGAGCATCAATCGGAGAAGATGCTAGACTGGAATAAGACCTGCTTGAGCCAAATCCAATTGAGTTTGGACTAGACCTAAGAAAAATGGAGTTCATCAAATTAGTGTTCTCAAGCTCGTAATCACCTCTCTTTGATGTAGTTGAATCAATAGCAAGAGGATTACTTTGAGAATGAACACTTAGGTGATCATCTGCTCCACTGCTCCCTGCTCGAACACTATGAGTATTGTTGAAACTGTTGGCTCTACTGTGATGCATTGAATTCGTGCGACTATGCACGTCGTTTCCATGATAAGCAATACCATGACTGGACACACTACTGAGTGGATTAATGTTTCGGCCATACTTGATGCTCAGCGTTGAGTTGGAATTGTAGGAGCCAACGACATTATCCAAATCAGATTGTATTGATTTGAGAGCAAAACTATCgacatcttcttcttggtCATGCTTGGTATGGGATACGGCGGTGATATTAGGGTCTGTGGTGGCGCTCATATTAGTGGCAGCATTGAAATGGTCTGCATTGGCGCTGTCAGGTTCGTCAACATGGTTTTTATTATCGAGAGTTGTTCTCGTTTTCATCCTTGCAGCCGCTGCATTCATTGTTTTCTCGTCGGAAAGTGAAATAGCAAGCACTCTCCATACTTGACTCGATTGATATGCACCAACCTCGTGAGCAACACTTGCATTCATCAGACACGTATCCGCCAAAGTGAACCCTTCGGGCGTTGTCACTAGATATTCTGTTGCGAGGAATTTGAAAGCCTCTTCATCATTAAAAGGTAACTCCACAGGGAAAGCAAAAGGTGACTTGACCATGGAGTTAAGTCTCAAAGATCCTCCGATTGGACCACCTGGGACCCCTGGGACCCCTGGACCACCTGGGACACCTGAAACACCTGGGCCACTTGCACCACTTTTGTACTTTATAGCAAAGCTTGAACTAGCCGGGGTCGATCCAAATGAGCCAGCAGAACCTTGAGTTGTTTGCGATGGGTTTCTTGCAAGCTTTGGACGAGGTGTATAAGTAGAAGTAGAAAGTGCAGAGCCCGCCGATGGCGGACTAGTCATATCAAGTACACCGGTTCCACTTCTCAATATCGGCGATGGTGATTTTGTCATGAATTGAGACATTGGATTATGGGTATATGAGCGGGTTAGAGACGGACGCTCGATCGGAGAAGTGCCGAGCGATGAACCGGCCATTTTGTGATCATGGTCTTCCAAATCAAAACTCGAGGCTCTTTCTGCTGCAATTGCTGTATTTGTCGACGTCGATGCTGTAAAAGCAGTTGaggttgcagttgcagctGCAGCTGTGTCGGTGAGAAATTGCTCATCGTCACACATTGATTCGAAATTAGCTTCAAATTCGTCCTTGGCTTGGTTAACCCAAAtaaaatcatcattatcgtTCCATGACATCCCTATTGGCGGTAAATCATCCAAAGGTCTCTTGATATCGGTGTCAAAATTCGAGTCCAAGTCATACGCCATAAACTGGTTTGCCTTGTTCAACGTCCATATTCGCCTTCCTTGAATTTCGTTTTGGGCCCACATAAAGTTCGAAATTGCCTTTTGAGAATATGGGTTGATGATTTGCTTCGGAATGTATTTACGATTCAAGTTGTAGATCGTTACTGTTGGATCGTCATTTAAATACAGACAGGCCAAGTCATAATTTGTCAATGCCAGAGTAGAGTCCCCAAAGCTAGTGCTAGTGTGCATTGACCCCATTCCTCCTCCATCTCCTGCTCTTCCTCCTTGATTAACCAGGTACGAGCTCCATCTTACTTTCAAAATAGACCCATAAGTATTTATAATATTTTCTGGAGTTGTCCGCAGAGAGCGCCCTTCACTATAATTGAACACACAAATCTTATGGTCCCTACCACCAGTTGCAACGTACTCTTTCTCGGGATGGATGTGCAACGACAATACGGGGCCTGCATGAAGGTTCCATTTTCTATCTGGTGAGTACATATTACTTCCAGAGCCTGATCGTAAATCAAACTTGCATAATGCACCAGAATCGTGGACGGACAATATACATGTCTTATTTCTTACAACCGAGTGTGGACTATACTGGCACGCTCTTATAGGGTCATTATGGAGATTGGCTTGTAGGTTGAAAACTGGTTTTGTTGGTGATGCCCGAAGGTCCCACAATTTAATACTTCCATCTTGCGAACCAGAGATGATGTGATCCGTAGAGTCAATAAAATCAATTGAGTTTACCGTTCTTCTGTGATCAGAAAGCATGGCATGTAAGGTGCCCTTGCCATAAGGCGATACCTTATACATTGAGATTGTACCGTTTGACATTCCACATGCTATAGTATTTTCCCTTGTCTTTATAGTATTCACTGAGCTTATCTTATTTGGATTCCTAGAGCGGTAGATGGACTTGACATCTAGTAGATCAATTTCCTGTAACACCTGCTGCTGATCACGATTCAAGCACAATAGTCGAAGGTAGTTTTTACCACCAATCACAGCATGATGGCTTGGCTCATTCCCAGAGATATGATGCGAGATTTGTATGCCGCAATTCAATTGCCCAATAGCTTGAACATCCCGTTCCGCATTGTAGGTAAGCCGTCGAGAGTAGCTATTGCTCAGTTGGTTTTTGCTGAGCCTTTTGCTAGATTTGTGTGAGCTAATGGAGGAGTTGGCAGATGGAGAATTGCTCGATTGAGGAGTGCCTAATGTTCCATAAATGTTGAATGCAAATTTCGCTAGACTTTGCTGCTGTCCCTGACTATCTTGAGCCATTTAACAATGAGTAGCTTTTCCTGTGCTAGGGGGGGGGGACTGTAAAGGGCAGATTTGATAAAGGATACCGGGTATATAATACAGACGTGAATGTGGAGCGAGTGTTAAAGTGTAGTGAGTTTAAAGTAGTTTTGGAGACTAACGAGAATTTACGAGCTCTTTTCCACTTCTTTCACTCAatcatttattttatttatttcaattAAACTCTCTTATCGCGAGCACCTTTGAAATAgcataaaaattaaacaagaACATTAAATTATCTCTTCTCCTTCCAccccactttttttttttacacaTGAGACACTTAGAACACTCAATTTTTCACCAGTAACACTCAACAGATTCTTTAATCACACTTATAAACACATAGGGactaatttgtttttgcttggCCCTTTCCTGCTCTCTGTTTTCcttacattttttttttttcaaatttaatttaatttaatttttttatcaatttatcaatttttcaatttttaatCCTCCATATTTGGATTCTTTTCCTCATtacattttatttcatttttttttaatggtTTGGACAATTTACAGTTTAGTCAAGTCAATTACACAACTTGGTCTTGGTGTCAGTGCGGTAGCGTTAGCTGCATTATACTACTATCAAAGCTCACTAATTTACCCTGCTTCGCTTAATGATGGACATGGTTATTGCGCTACTCCG
It encodes the following:
- the RTC1 gene encoding SEA (Seh1-associated) complex subunit, yielding MAQDSQGQQQSLAKFAFNIYGTLGTPQSSNSPSANSSISSHKSSKRLSKNQSSNSYSRRLTYNAERDVQAIGQLNCGIQISHHISGNEPSHHAVIGGKNYLRLLCLNRDQQQVLQEIDLLDVKSIYRSRNPNKISSVNTIKTRENTIACGMSNGTISMYKVSPYGKGTLHAMLSDHRRTVNSIDFIDSTDHIISGSQDGSIKLWDLRASPTKPVFNLQANLHNDPIRACQYSPHSVVRNKTCILSVHDSGALCKFDLRSGSGSNMYSPDRKWNLHAGPVLSLHIHPEKEYVATGGRDHKICVFNYSEGRSSRTTPENIINTYGSILKVRWSSYSVNQGGRAGDGGGMGSMHTSTSFGDSTSALTNYDLACSYLNDDPTVTIYNLNRKYIPKQIINPYSQKAISNFMWAQNEIQGRRIWTLNKANQFMAYDLDSNFDTDIKRPLDDLPPIGMSWNDNDDFIWVNQAKDEFEANFESMCDDEQFLTDTAAAATATSTAFTASTSTNTAIAAERASSFDLEDHDHKMAGSSLGTSPIERPSLTRSYTHNPMSQFMTKSPSPILRSGTGVLDMTSPPSAGSALSTSTYTPRPKLARNPSQTTQGSAGSFGSTPASSSFAIKYKSGASGPGVSGVPGGPGVPGVPGGPIGGSLRLNSMVKSPFAFPVELPFNDEEAFKFLATEYLVTTPEGFTLADTCSMNASVAHEVGAYQSSQVWRVLAISLSDEKTMNAAAARMKTRTTLDNKNHVDEPDSANADHFNAATNMSATTDPNITAVSHTKHDQEEDVDSFALKSIQSDLDNVVGSYNSNSTSSIKYGRNINPLSSVSSHGIAYHGNDVHSRTNSMHHSRANSFNNTHSVRAGSSGADDHLSVHSQSNPLAIDSTTSKRGDYELENTNLMNSIFLRSSPNSIGFGSSRSYSSLASSPIDARRALPERQVPPEPLELNHDTSLILEKKQSNHSPKSPKRSGLSIALKNDDHHDCENDYEDGTEAWSFKSLLKGALEYAASQGEITFVSTIAILFYELARDIITFDQCLGWLGEYVEILQRKCLFVEATKIINFAPLDVAEKLKTLYAADTIRLYCSHCLKLLTNEKSKRQTHGEFGYWYCDECSQRQSNCVFCNEPCKGLVVAISLKCGHRGHFGCLKEWFIDEQNVECPGGCDVPIVV
- the SLD5 gene encoding GINS complex subunit (BUSCO:EOG09264VZ7), encoding MDIDDILREFEESSNAKKLNSENICNSLIQAMMNERMAPELLPYKSNLMSSILTHISNQQQFLLDSHEYGDMNSGNGIISDDFKLRLMIIETDVERISYIVRLYLRTRLTKLNKFTIYYVNASHNETENGESQELLSLEEREYIHKYLHLLTQLYNNCFLKKLPKFLTLLDENVGGQNMTIEPDLDQLVFVKCVSETPITLRIEDDEIDMEKNGVYVVKYNLIKRYLDTEDIILI
- the MCD1 gene encoding sister chromatid cohesion protein 1 (BUSCO:EOG0926115V), with product MLTSTELLNQGPLGNIWLAANYDKKLTKQQLLGTDIVQSTEYIRDHQISGPPKIISSCSQSRVNEPEGKDSITLRLSGQLLLGIVKIYSRKTKYLLDDVHDILYKLKASFRLSSGVQLGSDFASNRINVPAQQTTLADLDSITLKDQISAFDLFFQEDLVLDEPGANTNLTSVFNDLNQESNGDSSMMEFDQSIEYGRNTRGNNNIANNANDDNVSHHSLNDMDLDFDLNFDEIEDDRSIEQGRNASFLGDETETSFMAELNKSRNIFELDAGQPILSMDNLLEEDLNARHGEGNAPNSALSPSMNQSSVDQQQQQQQPAPRQRQRQKRTRITDEGELIVPNRKLVVDSEESMQGVPMQVLQENQENLMDGFGKEKYITLKLSESEKLKLVQELAQPVFAKRRKLWNLDTELQLTCAALARREQERKEGDSGDEGENSDEDDTSSLMGTDTSSDSSSDLDLSIDVDSSDESATDEENDNEEEDEDEEVDEKVKGKSVEHEFSKTAKSTRQVVNELQDQFRKSNNDIVTFQSLMEADSKAMHPLGAKKKNTINPRREAAKCFFEMLALATNDCISIQQEREDLELGKNVRILPRDNLYTLFE